Proteins found in one Dehalococcoidales bacterium genomic segment:
- the pdxS gene encoding pyridoxal 5'-phosphate synthase lyase subunit PdxS, with product MESNPYKVKSGLAQMLKGGVIMDVVNPEQAKIAEAAGACSVMALERVPADIRAAGGVARMADISVIENIMKAVSVPVMAKCRIGHFVEARVLESIGIDFIDESEVLTPADETTHVWKHDFKVPFVCGCRNIGEALRRIAEGAAMIRTKGEAGTGNIVEAVRHMRTVTDSVRELASMPQEKLITFAKENGAPYELVKLVRDTGKLPVVNFAAGGVATPADAALMMQLGAEGVFVGSGIFKSEDPEKRAKAIVKAVANYQNYEIIAEVSRNLGEAMPGIEIKQIPEDQMLSSRGS from the coding sequence ATGGAATCCAACCCTTACAAAGTTAAATCCGGACTCGCCCAAATGCTTAAAGGCGGCGTTATTATGGATGTCGTTAATCCCGAACAAGCCAAAATCGCCGAAGCTGCAGGCGCTTGCTCTGTTATGGCCCTCGAAAGAGTGCCCGCCGATATCCGTGCCGCAGGCGGCGTCGCCCGCATGGCCGATATCTCCGTTATTGAAAATATTATGAAGGCCGTTTCTGTCCCCGTTATGGCTAAATGCCGTATCGGTCATTTTGTTGAAGCAAGAGTCTTAGAATCAATCGGCATTGACTTTATCGATGAATCCGAAGTACTAACCCCTGCCGATGAAACCACCCACGTCTGGAAGCACGATTTCAAGGTGCCTTTCGTTTGCGGTTGCCGCAATATCGGCGAAGCCTTAAGGCGTATTGCCGAGGGAGCCGCAATGATCCGTACCAAAGGCGAAGCCGGCACCGGTAATATCGTTGAAGCCGTGAGGCATATGCGAACGGTTACCGATAGCGTCAGAGAGCTTGCCAGCATGCCGCAAGAAAAATTGATTACCTTCGCCAAAGAAAACGGCGCTCCCTACGAACTGGTTAAATTAGTCCGCGATACCGGTAAACTACCCGTTGTTAACTTTGCCGCCGGAGGTGTTGCCACACCGGCCGATGCCGCCTTAATGATGCAGCTCGGCGCCGAGGGTGTCTTTGTCGGCTCAGGCATCTTTAAATCGGAAGACCCCGAAAAGAGGGCTAAAGCCATTGTTAAAGCGGTCGCCAACTATCAAAACTACGAAATTATTGCCGAGGTTAGCCGAAACTTGGGTGAGGCCATGCCCGGAATCGAAATTAAACAAATCCCTGAAGACCAAATGCTCTCATCAAGGGGATCGTAA
- the rph gene encoding ribonuclease PH, with the protein MIRRIDGRNYNELRPVRITLGYQSFAEGSVLIEMGKTKVICAVSVEERVPVFLKGSGTGWITAEYSMLPRSTNTRTQRDSSLGKVSGRSQEIQRLIGRSLRGVADLSELGERSLYVDCDVLQADGGTRTAAITGAYVALYQAMNTLANMGIISSIPLKCAVGAVSVGIVNNNVLLDLCYDEDSKAQADFNIVMTGNGEFVEVQGTAEGKPYSKSTFDEVLSLAGDGITELFKIQQETIDQIRKL; encoded by the coding sequence ATGATAAGAAGGATTGACGGCCGTAATTACAATGAACTGAGGCCGGTCAGAATTACCCTCGGATATCAGAGCTTTGCGGAAGGCTCGGTTCTGATTGAGATGGGCAAAACCAAAGTAATTTGCGCCGTTAGCGTTGAAGAAAGGGTTCCCGTTTTTTTAAAAGGCAGCGGAACGGGCTGGATAACGGCAGAGTATTCGATGTTACCGCGCTCCACCAACACCAGAACACAGCGCGATTCATCGTTAGGCAAGGTTTCGGGCAGGAGCCAGGAGATACAACGCTTAATCGGGCGCTCACTGCGCGGCGTGGCAGACCTGTCGGAGCTTGGTGAAAGATCCCTTTATGTCGATTGCGATGTTTTGCAGGCTGACGGCGGCACGCGAACAGCTGCAATTACGGGTGCTTACGTGGCGCTCTACCAGGCGATGAATACACTGGCCAATATGGGCATTATCTCCTCAATTCCCTTAAAATGCGCGGTTGGCGCCGTTAGCGTCGGGATTGTTAACAATAATGTTTTATTGGACTTATGCTACGATGAAGACAGCAAAGCCCAAGCCGATTTTAATATCGTAATGACCGGTAACGGCGAATTTGTTGAAGTACAAGGTACGGCAGAGGGCAAGCCGTATTCTAAATCCACTTTTGATGAGGTTTTATCTCTGGCAGGGGATGGAATTACCGAGCTTTTTAAAATCCAACAGGAAACAATCGACCAAATCAGAAAGCTTTAA
- a CDS encoding 4Fe-4S dicluster domain-containing protein, producing the protein MKPEIDKEKCTGCGLCVEVCRENGITVIDRVVVAVDGVECDWCGICEAVCPEGAISCPFQIVFV; encoded by the coding sequence ATGAAACCGGAAATAGATAAAGAAAAATGCACCGGCTGCGGCTTGTGTGTTGAGGTGTGCCGCGAGAACGGCATTACCGTCATTGATAGGGTTGTTGTTGCCGTCGATGGGGTTGAGTGTGACTGGTGCGGTATCTGCGAAGCGGTATGCCCTGAAGGTGCGATATCCTGCCCGTTCCAAATCGTTTTTGTCTAA
- a CDS encoding CinA family protein, producing MQELAYEIGKLLRDNKLTLGCVESATGGLIASVITEIPGSSDYFKGAIISYSNEAKINLVKVNKETLDKFGAVSPRVAEEMALGGRRVLGVDICLSDTGIAGPGGATDKKPVGLFYIGLSCEKGTFNRRLNLIGNRSENRKAAAEAVLLWLKEYLLGAR from the coding sequence ATGCAAGAATTGGCGTATGAAATCGGTAAATTACTTCGAGATAATAAGCTTACTTTAGGTTGTGTTGAATCGGCAACCGGCGGGTTAATTGCATCTGTAATTACCGAAATTCCCGGCAGTTCCGATTATTTTAAGGGAGCAATAATATCTTACAGCAACGAGGCCAAAATAAACCTTGTTAAAGTCAATAAAGAAACGCTTGATAAGTTCGGTGCGGTTAGCCCTCGTGTTGCTGAGGAAATGGCGCTTGGCGGCAGAAGGGTGCTGGGGGTTGATATTTGCCTGTCGGATACGGGGATTGCCGGCCCCGGCGGGGCAACCGATAAAAAGCCGGTTGGCCTTTTTTATATCGGGTTATCTTGCGAAAAAGGCACCTTTAACCGCAGGCTAAACCTAATTGGGAATCGCAGCGAAAACAGAAAAGCGGCTGCCGAAGCGGTTCTGTTATGGCTTAAAGAGTATCTTCTGGGGGCCAGGTAG
- the rsmG gene encoding 16S rRNA (guanine(527)-N(7))-methyltransferase RsmG — translation MAEPKMQTLIDGAREMGFPLNPAQLEQFAIYYRELLDWNSRINLTAVIDIEEVQKKHFLDSLTLVNLITKKAPRNARVIDVGSGAGFPGIPLKIALPNLEMTLLESTNKKGLFLSDIINKLGLDNTFVVTARAEEMGQNLKLREKFDVVVSRAVANLSALAELTLPFCSVGGFLIAQKKGEITLELEQSLKAIEILGGGLPHIEKIDLSAINDERLLIVIDKIKPTPEKYPRRNGIPQKRPLG, via the coding sequence ATGGCAGAACCGAAGATGCAAACACTTATTGACGGTGCCCGGGAAATGGGGTTTCCCCTTAATCCCGCGCAGCTGGAACAGTTTGCGATTTACTATCGTGAGCTCTTGGACTGGAACAGCCGCATCAATTTAACGGCTGTAATCGATATCGAAGAAGTTCAAAAAAAACACTTCTTGGATTCTTTGACTTTGGTTAATTTGATAACAAAAAAAGCACCCCGGAACGCTCGGGTTATTGATGTAGGGAGCGGCGCCGGTTTCCCTGGAATTCCCTTAAAAATAGCCTTACCCAATCTCGAAATGACACTTCTTGAATCGACCAATAAAAAGGGGTTGTTTTTAAGCGATATCATTAATAAACTTGGCTTAGATAATACATTTGTAGTTACCGCGCGGGCGGAAGAGATGGGGCAAAACCTTAAGCTGCGCGAGAAGTTTGATGTTGTCGTATCGCGTGCCGTTGCCAACCTTTCTGCGCTGGCGGAGCTGACCCTGCCTTTTTGTTCCGTTGGTGGTTTTCTTATTGCACAAAAAAAGGGAGAGATTACCCTTGAATTGGAGCAATCTTTAAAAGCGATTGAAATCCTTGGCGGAGGCTTACCCCATATTGAAAAAATTGATTTAAGCGCTATTAACGATGAGCGCCTTTTGATTGTTATCGATAAAATAAAACCGACACCGGAAAAATATCCGCGCCGTAACGGCATTCCGCAAAAGAGGCCTCTGGGTTAA
- a CDS encoding DUF488 domain-containing protein: MDNGTKKTVFTLGHSTRPIEEFILLLTENNIQKVVDVRTIPRSRHNPQFNADSLPESLKKAGIAYQHMAGLGGLRHTLKDSINMGWHNTSFRGFADYMQTPEFADSLQELITLSQKEIIVLMCAETLPWRCHRSLIADALTIRDIPVEHIYNHTTRKPHELTSFARVNGNTITYPAYEE, encoded by the coding sequence ATGGATAATGGTACAAAAAAGACTGTTTTTACTCTTGGGCATTCCACCAGGCCGATTGAGGAGTTTATTCTCCTGCTTACGGAAAACAATATCCAAAAAGTGGTTGACGTACGCACAATCCCCCGCTCAAGGCATAACCCCCAGTTTAATGCCGACAGCCTCCCCGAATCATTAAAAAAAGCGGGGATTGCTTACCAACATATGGCGGGGTTGGGAGGCTTACGCCATACCCTCAAAGATTCAATCAACATGGGCTGGCACAACACCAGTTTCCGCGGGTTTGCCGATTATATGCAAACACCGGAATTTGCCGATAGTTTGCAAGAACTAATTACACTTTCGCAAAAAGAGATAATTGTATTAATGTGTGCCGAAACACTTCCTTGGCGCTGCCATCGGTCGCTTATCGCCGATGCCTTAACTATACGCGATATCCCCGTTGAGCATATCTATAACCACACGACCCGCAAACCGCATGAGCTTACCTCTTTCGCTCGCGTTAACGGTAACACGATAACTTACCCCGCCTATGAAGAATAG
- a CDS encoding leucyl aminopeptidase, with product MDIKIISGEITKLETGAVVLGMFEGGKALGHELGILNRKLGRVISTALENEEIKGKAGEINIYNSLGRIPAKYVAVVGLGKKEDFKLDNLRAALAECCRALRQKKVSDITVLTKFRVGGRRFSAQDYAQVVTEGAVLGLYAFRKYFTKENDFTEAKKLTLLAPKAELVSEIKKGSAKGKIIADAVCMARDMINEPANYLTPAVMAEIGRKIAADNNLEITVLEREDMQELGMGALLGVALGSVQPPKMIIINYKGRKSNEIDLALVGKGITFDTGGISLKTATGMEEMKSDMSGGASVLAAISAIAQLKLKTNVTAVVPTVENMPDGAAIRPSDVLKALTGKTIEIISTDAEGRLILADALGHINNSKPKAIVDVATLTGACVVALGKQCTGVMGNNQSLVDKIIESGVTTGEAIWQLPLFEDYRENIKSDVADIKNAGSKGAGTITAALFLSEFVGDTPWAHLDIAGTAFTDAKKKYNVKGGTGVPVRTLVDLAAKMSAK from the coding sequence TTGGATATTAAAATAATTAGCGGTGAAATTACCAAACTAGAAACCGGTGCGGTGGTGCTGGGGATGTTTGAAGGTGGGAAAGCGTTAGGGCACGAGCTTGGTATTTTAAACAGAAAGCTTGGCAGGGTTATCAGCACAGCGCTTGAAAACGAAGAAATTAAAGGCAAAGCCGGTGAGATAAATATTTATAATTCTTTGGGCAGAATCCCAGCCAAATATGTTGCGGTGGTGGGGCTTGGTAAAAAAGAGGATTTCAAGCTGGATAACTTGCGTGCCGCTTTGGCGGAATGTTGTCGTGCGCTAAGACAAAAAAAGGTTTCGGATATAACCGTGCTTACCAAGTTTAGAGTCGGCGGCAGGAGATTTTCCGCTCAAGATTATGCTCAGGTTGTTACTGAAGGCGCTGTCTTGGGGCTTTATGCTTTTAGAAAGTATTTTACCAAAGAAAACGATTTTACCGAAGCTAAAAAGCTGACCCTTCTGGCTCCTAAGGCCGAATTGGTTTCCGAGATTAAAAAAGGCAGCGCCAAAGGGAAAATAATTGCCGATGCGGTTTGTATGGCAAGGGACATGATAAATGAACCTGCCAATTATTTAACGCCTGCCGTAATGGCTGAAATCGGCCGGAAGATTGCCGCGGATAACAATTTGGAAATAACCGTTCTTGAACGTGAAGATATGCAAGAGCTCGGCATGGGGGCGTTACTGGGGGTTGCTTTAGGATCCGTCCAGCCCCCTAAAATGATAATTATTAATTACAAGGGCAGGAAATCCAACGAGATAGATTTAGCCTTAGTCGGTAAGGGCATTACCTTTGATACCGGCGGCATCTCTTTAAAAACCGCTACAGGAATGGAAGAGATGAAAAGCGATATGTCGGGCGGGGCTTCCGTTTTGGCGGCAATCAGCGCTATCGCCCAATTGAAATTAAAAACCAACGTTACTGCCGTTGTTCCCACGGTTGAGAATATGCCCGACGGTGCGGCAATCAGGCCGAGCGATGTGCTTAAGGCTTTAACCGGTAAAACGATTGAAATTATTTCGACCGATGCCGAAGGACGCTTGATATTAGCCGATGCCTTGGGGCATATTAATAATTCCAAACCGAAAGCGATTGTTGATGTTGCGACACTGACCGGGGCATGTGTTGTCGCATTAGGTAAGCAATGTACCGGTGTAATGGGGAACAATCAATCTTTAGTAGATAAAATTATCGAATCCGGCGTTACAACCGGCGAGGCTATCTGGCAATTACCGCTTTTTGAAGATTACAGAGAGAACATTAAAAGCGATGTTGCCGATATTAAAAACGCGGGCTCAAAAGGCGCCGGAACAATTACGGCAGCCCTGTTCCTTTCCGAATTTGTGGGTGACACCCCTTGGGCGCACTTGGATATTGCCGGAACCGCTTTTACGGATGCCAAAAAAAAATATAACGTTAAGGGCGGCACCGGTGTGCCGGTCAGAACACTGGTTGACCTGGCGGCAAAAATGTCTGCTAAATAG
- a CDS encoding ArsA family ATPase, translating into MMTENSGSIYMFSGKGGVGKTTCTAATALHHASLGKKTLAISTDAAPSLAHIFEVKNAEKPAQITDSLFIDEIGTPEVEEMWDQKFGREVYEVFSSIVSLDYDSFKEFMSSMLPGLADEFMVDYIRELKLSGKYESIIWDTAPLGQTLALLHTPSMLIEHLRLAPRIYSNFKFGQKQKSSIMEIIKGWQKLSQDCLDFLRAEVRFNIVTIPEALAFEQLENVFSEMDKNGFKIGQLVINNVIKADESQFLKSKAAHQRQYLDLIHTKFSDTKIIEMPMRPYEIKGIERLKEVQEALF; encoded by the coding sequence ATGATGACAGAAAACAGCGGCAGTATTTATATGTTTTCCGGTAAAGGCGGGGTCGGTAAAACGACTTGTACCGCCGCAACGGCGTTGCATCACGCATCGCTGGGTAAAAAGACACTGGCTATTTCGACCGATGCCGCGCCGTCCCTTGCCCATATCTTTGAAGTAAAAAATGCTGAAAAACCGGCTCAAATCACCGATTCGCTTTTTATCGATGAAATCGGTACACCCGAAGTCGAAGAAATGTGGGATCAAAAATTCGGCAGGGAAGTTTACGAAGTATTTTCATCAATCGTATCTTTGGATTACGATTCATTTAAAGAGTTTATGTCCTCAATGTTACCGGGGCTGGCCGATGAGTTTATGGTCGATTATATCCGTGAACTCAAACTTAGCGGTAAATACGAATCCATAATCTGGGATACCGCTCCGCTGGGGCAAACGCTGGCGCTCTTACATACTCCGTCGATGTTAATTGAACATTTAAGGCTGGCGCCGCGCATTTATTCCAATTTTAAGTTTGGTCAAAAACAAAAAAGCTCAATTATGGAGATAATTAAAGGGTGGCAAAAACTGTCTCAGGATTGCCTTGATTTCTTGCGCGCCGAAGTCCGTTTTAATATCGTAACAATTCCCGAGGCGCTGGCATTTGAGCAACTGGAGAACGTTTTTAGTGAAATGGATAAAAACGGTTTTAAGATAGGGCAGTTGGTAATCAACAATGTAATTAAGGCTGATGAATCGCAGTTTTTAAAATCCAAAGCTGCTCACCAAAGGCAATATCTTGATTTGATACACACAAAGTTTTCCGATACAAAAATAATTGAAATGCCGATGCGCCCTTATGAAATTAAAGGAATCGAGCGCTTAAAAGAGGTTCAAGAGGCCCTTTTTTAG
- a CDS encoding DUF167 domain-containing protein translates to MAKKPTRQMPLDLQETGETNAKIAVQITPAASKNEIVGMQDDVLRIKINAPPTKGKANKELINYLSRLLGISKSSLEIVKGHTSKNKLIAIDGLSKIAVLEKLLSGPNP, encoded by the coding sequence TTGGCAAAAAAACCGACCCGACAAATGCCGCTGGACTTACAGGAAACCGGCGAAACAAACGCTAAAATAGCGGTGCAAATTACCCCCGCGGCATCTAAAAATGAAATTGTCGGGATGCAAGACGATGTACTACGGATAAAAATAAACGCCCCGCCAACAAAAGGCAAGGCGAATAAAGAGCTGATAAACTACTTAAGCCGTCTGCTCGGTATCAGTAAAAGCAGCTTGGAGATTGTAAAAGGACACACCTCTAAGAACAAACTGATTGCGATTGACGGCTTAAGCAAGATTGCGGTTTTAGAAAAGCTCCTCTCGGGACCGAATCCTTAA
- a CDS encoding ATP-binding protein, which yields MDKPKYFDDADKLFSSLPNLPPPVEKPVLVLLCGLPGTGKTYFAQKLIKRVPAVILESDSLRRILTSIPDYSQSESTRLFSAIHFLSQKLLKTGHSVIIDATNLIEKQRRHFYDIAASARAKLVIVRIDAPVGIVQNRLKKRKEMSVSRSDADWGVYLEMAESFDKIKRKHYSVDTSVDYTEIQS from the coding sequence ATGGATAAGCCGAAGTATTTTGACGATGCCGATAAGCTTTTTTCATCCCTGCCTAATTTGCCCCCGCCGGTCGAAAAACCCGTACTTGTCCTTCTTTGCGGGCTGCCGGGAACGGGGAAAACCTATTTCGCTCAAAAACTTATTAAACGAGTTCCGGCGGTAATATTGGAAAGTGATTCTTTGCGGCGGATTTTAACTTCTATCCCGGATTACAGTCAGTCGGAAAGCACGCGTCTTTTTAGCGCTATTCATTTTCTTTCTCAAAAATTATTAAAAACGGGGCATTCCGTGATTATCGACGCCACAAATTTAATTGAAAAACAAAGGAGACATTTTTACGATATCGCCGCTTCAGCGAGAGCAAAACTTGTTATTGTTCGAATCGATGCGCCTGTGGGAATTGTTCAAAACAGGTTGAAAAAAAGAAAAGAGATGTCCGTTAGCCGATCGGATGCCGATTGGGGCGTATATCTGGAAATGGCAGAATCATTTGATAAAATCAAGCGTAAGCATTATTCTGTAGATACGTCCGTTGATTATACAGAAATACAATCTTAA
- a CDS encoding Crp/Fnr family transcriptional regulator yields the protein MKSKAELIQTSEFFAGLKADELDPIVNLIIEKRYGRDDILFFEGDATESLIFLASGVVKIFKTSPDGKEQILAIAHPEETLNEVPLFNGGLNTTTAQAMMPVVVYAISKRDIDSLMARYPLVASNVIHILAKRTRQLVNLVEELSFKRVNSRLAGILLENAILDGQAGGARLTQRDMAAMAGTAREVISRSLKTMEDDGIISFDKHRLIINDRDALKRVAETYS from the coding sequence ATGAAGTCAAAAGCGGAACTGATTCAAACATCAGAGTTTTTTGCCGGGCTAAAGGCCGATGAGCTTGATCCGATAGTCAATCTGATTATCGAAAAGAGGTATGGGCGAGATGATATCCTCTTTTTTGAAGGCGATGCCACCGAGTCTTTAATCTTTTTGGCTTCGGGCGTGGTCAAAATATTCAAAACATCCCCTGATGGTAAAGAACAAATACTGGCGATTGCGCATCCCGAAGAAACGCTAAACGAAGTTCCTTTATTTAACGGCGGCCTAAATACCACCACCGCGCAGGCGATGATGCCGGTTGTGGTTTATGCTATCAGTAAAAGAGATATCGATTCGTTAATGGCTAGATATCCGCTTGTAGCCTCAAACGTTATCCATATCTTGGCTAAAAGAACACGCCAACTGGTTAACCTGGTTGAGGAGCTTTCTTTTAAGAGGGTTAACAGCCGATTAGCCGGGATATTACTGGAAAATGCGATACTGGACGGGCAAGCCGGCGGTGCCAGGCTGACCCAACGCGATATGGCGGCAATGGCAGGGACCGCCCGTGAAGTTATTAGCCGTTCGCTTAAAACAATGGAAGATGACGGAATTATCAGTTTTGACAAACACAGGCTTATTATTAACGACAGAGACGCATTAAAAAGGGTTGCGGAAACCTATTCATGA
- the thiC gene encoding phosphomethylpyrimidine synthase ThiC: protein MTQLELARKGIISKQMEAVAQAEGVEADFICQGVAEGTIVIPANINHTALIPCGIGKGLKTKVNANIGNSSDYGDIASELKKLAMVIETGADAVMDLSTGGNVNEIRRAIVNKSTIAIGTVPVYQAGLEATKKHGAIVNMTADELFNVIEEHAKDGIDFVTVHCGVTRESVERLQKQTRVTDIVSRGGAFMMGWMIHNQKENPLYEHFDRLLEIALKYDVTLSLGDGMRPGSLCDATDRAQVQELIILGELVKRSRDAGVQVMVEGPGHLPLNQIEANITLQKTICEGAPFYVLGPLVTDVAAGYDHITGAIGGAIAAAAGTDFLCYVTPAEHLSLPNIEDVRQGIIASRIAAHAGDIAKGVKGAIEWDRQMSLARKNLDWEEQARLSLDPKHHREVHAQHATFGKACSMCGDFCAMELTAKYLDVPIHKC from the coding sequence ATGACACAGCTTGAACTGGCAAGAAAAGGAATTATTTCCAAACAAATGGAGGCAGTCGCCCAAGCCGAAGGGGTAGAGGCGGATTTTATATGCCAAGGGGTGGCCGAAGGCACAATTGTTATCCCCGCCAATATTAACCACACGGCGCTTATCCCCTGCGGTATCGGCAAGGGGTTGAAAACAAAGGTCAATGCCAATATCGGTAATTCTTCCGACTACGGCGACATCGCAAGCGAACTTAAAAAACTGGCAATGGTTATTGAAACGGGGGCCGATGCGGTAATGGACCTTTCCACAGGCGGGAATGTCAACGAAATTCGCCGCGCCATTGTTAATAAAAGCACAATTGCAATCGGTACCGTTCCCGTCTATCAGGCCGGGTTGGAAGCAACCAAAAAACACGGTGCGATTGTGAATATGACCGCCGATGAATTATTTAACGTGATTGAAGAACATGCCAAAGACGGAATTGATTTTGTTACAGTTCATTGCGGTGTTACCCGCGAATCCGTTGAAAGGCTGCAAAAACAGACGCGCGTTACCGACATTGTGTCGCGCGGCGGCGCTTTTATGATGGGCTGGATGATTCACAACCAAAAAGAGAATCCGCTTTACGAGCATTTTGACAGGTTACTGGAAATTGCTTTGAAATACGATGTTACTTTAAGCCTCGGTGACGGTATGCGCCCCGGTAGTTTGTGCGATGCCACCGATCGGGCACAAGTGCAAGAATTGATTATTCTCGGCGAGTTGGTTAAAAGGTCGCGCGATGCCGGTGTGCAGGTAATGGTGGAAGGGCCGGGGCACTTACCGCTTAACCAAATTGAAGCTAACATTACATTACAGAAAACAATCTGTGAGGGGGCTCCTTTTTACGTTTTAGGGCCGCTGGTAACCGATGTAGCCGCCGGTTACGACCATATTACCGGTGCAATCGGCGGTGCAATTGCCGCCGCTGCCGGAACGGATTTTCTTTGCTATGTAACACCGGCCGAACATTTGTCGCTCCCCAATATCGAGGACGTAAGGCAGGGTATTATTGCCTCGCGCATAGCGGCGCATGCCGGTGATATCGCCAAGGGTGTTAAGGGCGCCATCGAATGGGACAGACAAATGTCACTGGCACGTAAAAACCTTGATTGGGAAGAGCAAGCACGCTTGTCGCTTGACCCCAAACACCACAGAGAGGTACATGCCCAGCACGCCACATTCGGTAAGGCTTGCAGTATGTGCGGGGATTTTTGCGCGATGGAGCTTACGGCTAAATACCTCGACGTGCCGATTCATAAATGCTAA
- a CDS encoding glycerol-3-phosphate acyltransferase produces the protein MFTGIAMVVVSYFIGAFPQLYLLCKLHKLDTNGDLHMNLWQGAGPLWGIVGVLADVFKGIVTVLICYAVGLDLWLVVTCGLVAVAGQMWPVFSRFDGEKGNTVGLGMAVTLTYSITLIALIPAFIGILSKLVRLLRIKEQSTRTRFTKGAGTSDALPIGVALSFLILPFIAYLLNKPTEITAGFAVLFLIIMIRRLTQGLSEDIKAKRKIGRVLLNRLLLDRSVK, from the coding sequence ATGTTTACCGGTATTGCCATGGTAGTCGTTTCTTACTTTATCGGCGCATTCCCCCAGCTTTATCTTTTATGCAAACTCCATAAACTGGATACTAACGGAGACCTGCATATGAACCTCTGGCAGGGAGCCGGACCTTTATGGGGTATAGTGGGGGTACTGGCGGACGTTTTTAAAGGAATTGTAACCGTTTTAATTTGTTATGCCGTAGGGCTTGATTTATGGCTGGTTGTGACCTGCGGGCTGGTTGCCGTGGCCGGACAGATGTGGCCTGTTTTTTCCCGCTTCGACGGGGAAAAAGGAAATACCGTCGGGTTGGGAATGGCGGTAACACTAACATATTCGATAACTTTAATCGCTCTTATTCCCGCTTTTATCGGTATACTTTCAAAACTTGTCAGATTATTAAGGATAAAAGAACAAAGTACCCGCACCCGTTTTACGAAAGGAGCCGGAACATCCGATGCACTGCCGATTGGTGTGGCGTTATCTTTCTTAATATTACCTTTTATTGCCTATCTTTTAAACAAACCAACGGAAATCACAGCCGGATTTGCGGTTTTATTCCTAATAATTATGATTCGTCGGCTTACCCAAGGTTTAAGCGAAGATATTAAAGCCAAACGAAAGATAGGGCGGGTTTTATTAAACCGCCTACTGTTGGACCGCAGTGTGAAGTAA